The following is a genomic window from Desulfomonilia bacterium.
CCGGTATTGCTGGCAATGCCCGAAACCGCATATCTCAAATGTCTGATACTTCAAGCAGTATGATGCTTAAAAAGCAAAAATTTGTTGATTTTGAAATCCTGACCGGATAATCAGCGCCCATGAACGTTAATATCATATCTTTCGTGGCAAGAAGTTCAGGGTCAGGCAAAACCCATATAATCGAACTCCTTATAACCGAACTTAAAAAACGAGGTCTTAAAGTGGCTGCGGTAAAGCATACAAGCCATATCCCGGAATTCGACATAAAAGGAAAGGACACATACAGATACCGGGAAAGTGGAGCGTCAAGAATCATGATATTTTCACCTCACGGAATGATGATGTATGAAGATTCGGAGCAGACCGTTCAGGAAATTGCCGAAAAGGCGGGAAAGGGCATGGATATAGTACTCCTGGAAGGTTATAAAAGCGGGCCCTTTCCGAAAATCGAGGTTTACAATCCCTCTGTTTACGAGCTTCCGCTTTGCAGGGAATTCGAGGGTAATTTTATCGGCATGGTGAGCGATGCCGATCCTGGCGTAGACATTCCCAGATTCGGATTCAACGATGTGGCAAAGCTTGCAGACTTTATCCTTTCATACCCTCCGATAAAGATTAAAGATGCTGGCAACGCCTGTTGAGATGTGTTAGAGGCAACCCATGTTTATTGTCAAAATCAAGGAAAACAAGGAGCAGCCGATACTTGCAGGCCATCCGTGGATTTTTGCAGGTGCGGTTGACAAGGTCGATTCGCACTCTGACAAATACATATGCCGGGTTCTGGATTCGACAGGCCGTTTTGTATGCCAGGGATTCTACAACCCATATTCCCAGATTGCAGTCAGGGTCATTACGCTGGGAAGGGAAAATATCGACAAAAAGCTGTTTGCAGCGAGGATTGAGAAGGCGATCTCATTCCGCAGACGGATAATTCCAGTGACGACAAACTGTTACAGGATCATAAATTCTGAAGGTGACAGACTGCCCGGCCTTGTTGCAGACAGGTACGGTGATGTCATTGTCGTCCAGTTCTTATGTATGGCCATGGATAAATTCAGGGATGACATCATTGACATATTCAAATCACATTATCCCGGCTATACGATTCACGAGAGGTCCGACGCCAAATCCAGGAAGGCCGAAGGTCTTGATATGCAGTCCGGCCCCATTTCGGGTACACTGCCGGAAGAGGACCTTGAAGTCCTGGAGGAAGGCAGCAGAATTTTCATTGATGTAAAGACAGGCGACAGGACAGGGTTCTATCTTGAATACAGGCCCATCAGAGCGCTTCTCAGATCAATTTCAAAAGGCAAGTCCGTGCTGGATCTTTTTTCATATACCGGCGGGTTTTCGCTCTCGGCGAGCCTTGCAGGGGCTTCAACAGTCACTTCCGTGGACAATTCCATATCGGCCCAGTCCATTTTGAAAAGAAACATGGAGGCGAATTCCATAAGTTCGTTTGTGTGGCATCATCAGAGGGAAGATGTCTCGGCATTTCTTTCAAGGGAATCTTCTCAGTACGATATCGTTATCTGCGACCCGCCACCGTTTTCCAGACTCGAAGACTACAACAGCATCTTTTCCCAGGCCATGAAAAGGGTGAAGCCCGGAGGCATGATGTTCGCCCTTACATCATACAGCCCCAGGTTTGGAATATACGAACTTATGAAAGCGATATCCAGGGCTGAGGGTTCGTGCGGACTGTCTG
Proteins encoded in this region:
- the mobB gene encoding molybdopterin-guanine dinucleotide biosynthesis protein B, with translation MNVNIISFVARSSGSGKTHIIELLITELKKRGLKVAAVKHTSHIPEFDIKGKDTYRYRESGASRIMIFSPHGMMMYEDSEQTVQEIAEKAGKGMDIVLLEGYKSGPFPKIEVYNPSVYELPLCREFEGNFIGMVSDADPGVDIPRFGFNDVAKLADFILSYPPIKIKDAGNAC
- a CDS encoding class I SAM-dependent rRNA methyltransferase, with protein sequence MFIVKIKENKEQPILAGHPWIFAGAVDKVDSHSDKYICRVLDSTGRFVCQGFYNPYSQIAVRVITLGRENIDKKLFAARIEKAISFRRRIIPVTTNCYRIINSEGDRLPGLVADRYGDVIVVQFLCMAMDKFRDDIIDIFKSHYPGYTIHERSDAKSRKAEGLDMQSGPISGTLPEEDLEVLEEGSRIFIDVKTGDRTGFYLEYRPIRALLRSISKGKSVLDLFSYTGGFSLSASLAGASTVTSVDNSISAQSILKRNMEANSISSFVWHHQREDVSAFLSRESSQYDIVICDPPPFSRLEDYNSIFSQAMKRVKPGGMMFALTSYSPRFGIYELMKAISRAEGSCGLSARITGKLSQGPDYPYLPSHPEGEHVHGLIVNIE